In Stomoxys calcitrans chromosome 2, idStoCalc2.1, whole genome shotgun sequence, the following proteins share a genomic window:
- the LOC106093402 gene encoding spermidine synthase, translating to MNALANGWFSEIQNELWPGQCFSLKVKNILHQEKSKYQNIQIFETETYGTCLALDGIIQCTLRDEFSYQEMISFLPLCSHPNPEKVLIVGGGDGGVAREVVKHPNVKEVHQVEIDERVVELSKTFLPEMASGFKSPKMKLIIGDGFDFMKTHKNEFDVIITDSSDPVGPAVSLFNESYFDLMKTSLRDGGIICSQGGSFWLDCTHVKKIVAGCQKHFPNVSFAVTSIPSYPCGHIGFVIGSLNRNTDLRKPAKIFSSETIDEIGLKYYSSEIHTAAFALPRWVQKQLFE from the exons ATGAACGCCCTAGCAAATGGTTGGTTTAGTGAAATTCAAAATGAGTTATGGCCGGGACAATGTTTCTCCTTGAAAGTTAAAAATATCTTGCATCAAGAAAAATCGAAATaccaaaatattcaaatttttgaaaC GGAAACCTATGGGACATGTCTTGCTTTAGACGGCATTATTCAATGTACGTTAAGAGACGAGTTTTCGTACCAAGAAATGATATCATTTTTGCCGCTATGCTCCCATCCAAATCCAGAAAAGGTTCTTATTGTAGGCGGAGGTGATGGTGGCGTTGCCCGAGAGGTAGTAAAACATCCAAATGTAAAGGAAGTTCATCAAGTTGAAATAGACGAAAGGGTTGTGGAACTATCAAAAACATTCCTTCCCGAAATGGCTTCAGGATTTAAAAGTCCTAAAATGAAACTCATTATTGGAGATGGTTTCGACTTTATGAAGACACACAAAAATGAATTCGATGTCATTATAACAGATAGCTCTGATCCCGTAGGACCAGCTGTAAGTCTGTTTAACGAAAGCTATTTTGACCTTATGAAAACTTCTTTACGTGATGGAGGCATAATATGTTCTCAAGGAGGAAGTTTTTGGCTGGATTGTACTCATGTAAAGAAAATTGTTGCGGGATGTCAAAAACATTTCCCCAATGTGTCATTCGCGGTTACATCAATACCCTCGTATCCTTGTGGACATATTGGATTTGTCATTGGAAGCCTTAATAGAAATACTGACCTTCGAAAACCTGCCAAAATATTTAGTTCTGAAACAATTGATGAAATTGGTTTAAAATATTACTCCAGTGAAATACATACTGCAGCTTTTGCACTTCCACGTTGGGTGCAAAAACAACTGTTTGAGTAG
- the LOC106093404 gene encoding casein kinase II subunit alpha isoform X2 — MTLPSAARVYTDVNAHKPDEYWDYENYVVDWANQDDYQLVRKLGRGKYSEVFEAINITNNEKCVVKILKPVKKKKIKREIKILENLRGGTNIITLLAVVKDPVSRTPALIFEHVNNTDFKQLYQTLTDYEIRYYLFELLKALDYCHSMGIMHRDVKPHNVMIDHENRKLRLIDWGLAEFYHPGQEYNVRVASRYFKGPELLVDYQMYDYSLDMWSLGCMLASMIFRKEPFFHGHDNYDQLVRIAKVLGTEELYAYLDKYNIELDPRFHDILQRHSRKRWERFVHSDNQHLVSPEALDFLDKLLRYDHVERLTAREAMAHPYFAPIVNGQIKSNNQQ; from the coding sequence ATGACATTACCGAGTGCCGCTCGCGTTTACACGGATGTGAATGCGCACAAACCGGATGAATATTGGGATTATGAAAATTACGTTGTCGATTGGGCTAATCAAGATGATTACCAGCTAGTCCGAAAATTGGGACGAGGCAAATATTCTGAAGTCTTCGAAGCTATAAATATTACCAATAACGAGAAATGTGTCGTCAAAATCTTAAAGCCAGTTAAAAAGAAGAAGATTAAGcgcgaaattaaaattttagaaaacttACGCGGCGGAACCAATATAATTACTTTGTTGGCCGTGGTGAAGGACCCAGTATCACGCACTCCTGCCCTTATTTTCGAACATGTTAACAACACAGATTTTAAACAGTTGTACCAAACGCTTACAGATTATGAAATACGTTATTACCTGTTTGAATTATTAAAGGCTCTCGATTATTGCCACAGTATGGGAATAATGCACCGTGACGTCAAACCCCACAATGTAATGATAGATCACGAAAATCGTAAGTTGCGTCTCATTGATTGGGGTTTGGCCGAATTCTATCATCCAGGTCAAGAATATAATGTACGAGTAGCATCACGCTACTTCAAGGGCCCCGAACTATTGGTCGATTATCAAATGTATGATTACTCACTTGATATGTGGTCACTGGGATGCATGTTAGCTTCAATGATTTTTCGCAAAGAGCCATTTTTCCATGGACACGACAATTATGATCAACTCGTGCGTATAGCTAAAGTGCTGGGCACCGAAGAGCTCTATGCATATCTCGATAAGTATAATATCGAATTGGATCCAAGATTCCATGATATATTGCAGCGACACTCACGCAAACGATGGGAACGTTTTGTTCATTCCGACAATCAACATCTTGTGTCGCCAGAAGCGCTCGATTTTCTTGACAAGCTTTTGCGTTATGATCATGTGGAGCGACTAACTGCCCGAGAGGCAATGGCGCATCCATACTTCGCGCCTATTGTTAATGGCCAAATCAAGTCGAATAACCAGCAGTAG
- the LOC106093404 gene encoding casein kinase II subunit alpha isoform X1: MPEESPSNETLGLVIQRILIAQSFYERSPEFWEHTPNSSATEEVIVKRHPYCYNKMTLPSAARVYTDVNAHKPDEYWDYENYVVDWANQDDYQLVRKLGRGKYSEVFEAINITNNEKCVVKILKPVKKKKIKREIKILENLRGGTNIITLLAVVKDPVSRTPALIFEHVNNTDFKQLYQTLTDYEIRYYLFELLKALDYCHSMGIMHRDVKPHNVMIDHENRKLRLIDWGLAEFYHPGQEYNVRVASRYFKGPELLVDYQMYDYSLDMWSLGCMLASMIFRKEPFFHGHDNYDQLVRIAKVLGTEELYAYLDKYNIELDPRFHDILQRHSRKRWERFVHSDNQHLVSPEALDFLDKLLRYDHVERLTAREAMAHPYFAPIVNGQIKSNNQQ; the protein is encoded by the coding sequence GTCTTTTTACGAGCGCTCGCCTGAATTTTGGGAGCATACGCCAAATTCATCAGCAACAGAAGAAGTAATTGTCAAGAGACATCCTTACTGTTATAATAAAATGACATTACCGAGTGCCGCTCGCGTTTACACGGATGTGAATGCGCACAAACCGGATGAATATTGGGATTATGAAAATTACGTTGTCGATTGGGCTAATCAAGATGATTACCAGCTAGTCCGAAAATTGGGACGAGGCAAATATTCTGAAGTCTTCGAAGCTATAAATATTACCAATAACGAGAAATGTGTCGTCAAAATCTTAAAGCCAGTTAAAAAGAAGAAGATTAAGcgcgaaattaaaattttagaaaacttACGCGGCGGAACCAATATAATTACTTTGTTGGCCGTGGTGAAGGACCCAGTATCACGCACTCCTGCCCTTATTTTCGAACATGTTAACAACACAGATTTTAAACAGTTGTACCAAACGCTTACAGATTATGAAATACGTTATTACCTGTTTGAATTATTAAAGGCTCTCGATTATTGCCACAGTATGGGAATAATGCACCGTGACGTCAAACCCCACAATGTAATGATAGATCACGAAAATCGTAAGTTGCGTCTCATTGATTGGGGTTTGGCCGAATTCTATCATCCAGGTCAAGAATATAATGTACGAGTAGCATCACGCTACTTCAAGGGCCCCGAACTATTGGTCGATTATCAAATGTATGATTACTCACTTGATATGTGGTCACTGGGATGCATGTTAGCTTCAATGATTTTTCGCAAAGAGCCATTTTTCCATGGACACGACAATTATGATCAACTCGTGCGTATAGCTAAAGTGCTGGGCACCGAAGAGCTCTATGCATATCTCGATAAGTATAATATCGAATTGGATCCAAGATTCCATGATATATTGCAGCGACACTCACGCAAACGATGGGAACGTTTTGTTCATTCCGACAATCAACATCTTGTGTCGCCAGAAGCGCTCGATTTTCTTGACAAGCTTTTGCGTTATGATCATGTGGAGCGACTAACTGCCCGAGAGGCAATGGCGCATCCATACTTCGCGCCTATTGTTAATGGCCAAATCAAGTCGAATAACCAGCAGTAG